The genomic DNA CAAAACGCCCTTTATACTATCATCATCCATCGCAGCATAAATCTCGTCCAAAACCTCATCAGCCAAAACTATCTCGCCTTTAATGTCAATAGTGGCTAAATTTGGCACTTTTGGAGTGCTTGAGTTTGCCAAAATCAGCACAACAATCAAGAAAAAAATCGAACTTTTAAAATAAGTATTGACAAACTTAAAAACAGCCACAAATGGCGCAAAAATCATCTTTAAAATTTGCATAATTCACCTTTGATATATAAATTTTTAACCTCCTTTGTATGGAGTATGAGTTGCAAGGCAAGTTGATCTAACTCTTGCAAATTTAACCCACCAAACACGCTTATATCGGCTTCTTTACCAACTTCTATAACCCCATTTTCTAGCCCTAAGGCCTTAGCCCCCCAGCTTGTAGATGCGCTAAGAAGCGTTTTTGCAAGGGCTAAAATCTCCATATCGCTATGAGTAAATAAACAAGCCCTAAGCTCATCAAAAAAGTTAAGAGTGTTGTTTGAGCTAAGTCCGTCTGTAGCGATGTTTACAGGGATTTTAGCATTTAAAACTTTTTGCAAATTTAGCTTTTTTTTGCTTAGAAGTCTGTTTGAGCGAACGCAATGAGTTATAGAGTGAAATTTGGGGTCAAATTTACTAAGATAATCATCAGCAAAAACGCAGTGCGTAAAAAGAGTTTTAGCCCCCTCAAAATACGCTAAAAATGAGCTTGGATCATACATTGGCTTGGCAAATTTATTGAAGCTCATAAGCCAGTTTTTAAACTCGCCATTTCCGCTTTCTAGCCAGTTTTTTTCATGTTCACTTTCTAAAAAGTGAGTAGAAATTACCAAATTTTGCTCTTTGGCCAAATTTAGCGCCATTTTAGTAAGTTTTGGGTGAGTTGAGTAAGGCGAATGCACAGAAATCGCTGGGATAAATTTATCACTTTTAAAGTTATTTGCCCTCTCAAATCTATCCATAAATTTATCCCAATTTGCCCCTACCGCCTCATCACTTGAGCCCAAAATCTCACTAAAAAACACAAATCTCGCTTGTGAGCTGGCACAAATCTCAATATCACTCCCAAAGCTAGAAATCTCGCCGATAGTCCCCACGCCGCTTTTCATCATCTCTAAAATAGCGTTTTGCATGGCTGATTTTTTAGCCTCAGCGCTCAAACTTTCTCTATTATTTATCACGCTTTTAAGCCAGTTTATGAAATCGCCATAACTCAGGCTTGAAACATTTGAGCTAAACTCAAGATGAGTGTGCGGATTTATAAATGCTGGCATCAAAATATCATTGCTAAAGTCCAAAATTTCAGCATTCGGATAAGTTTTTGCAAGCTCGTCAAATTTAGCAATACTACGAATTTTCTCATCAAAAGCAACTGCAAAATCTTCTAAAATATCAAATTTTTCATTACAAGTTATTATATATTTTGCTTTTATGATTTTCATTATTTATCCTTTAAGAGCCAAAGATTATAGCAAAAATTTAGCAATATTTTTGTACAATCTTAGTTAAATTATTTTTTAAGGATTAAAATGAGCGATCAAATGAAAATCATGGTTATCCAAGGACCAAATATCAATATGCTAGGCAAAAGAGAGACTGGAATCTACGGTCATATGACTATGGAAGGCATACACGAGCAAATGAAATCAGTCGCTGATCAAGCTGGCGTGGAGATCGAGTTTTTCCAAAGCAATTTTGAGGGCGAAATCGTAGATAAAAT from Campylobacter iguaniorum includes the following:
- the mqnF gene encoding aminofutalosine deaminase family hydrolase, whose protein sequence is MKIIKAKYIITCNEKFDILEDFAVAFDEKIRSIAKFDELAKTYPNAEILDFSNDILMPAFINPHTHLEFSSNVSSLSYGDFINWLKSVINNRESLSAEAKKSAMQNAILEMMKSGVGTIGEISSFGSDIEICASSQARFVFFSEILGSSDEAVGANWDKFMDRFERANNFKSDKFIPAISVHSPYSTHPKLTKMALNLAKEQNLVISTHFLESEHEKNWLESGNGEFKNWLMSFNKFAKPMYDPSSFLAYFEGAKTLFTHCVFADDYLSKFDPKFHSITHCVRSNRLLSKKKLNLQKVLNAKIPVNIATDGLSSNNTLNFFDELRACLFTHSDMEILALAKTLLSASTSWGAKALGLENGVIEVGKEADISVFGGLNLQELDQLALQLILHTKEVKNLYIKGELCKF